Part of the Leptotrichia massiliensis genome, CATCAACGCCTCTTTTTTCGGCAACATCATCAGCAAGTGCGATAAACATTCCAAAAAGAAAGGCTAAAATATACATTAAACTATAAATTCTAAGTTCAAAACCTCCAATTTTAAATAAATATGGTTTCATTTACGCTCCTTTTCAATATTTTGCAACAGGAACTGTTAAAGTATTGTATTTTTATTTGTTATTAATAAATAAAATTCTTTAAGACAGTTCCATTACTTTATTTATTTTTTGTAAATTTTATAATTGTTTTTTTAATTCTTCTTCAAAGATTACAAAGAAGTCATCAATTTGCTCTTTTGAAATTTGTCCTAAAATTCCAATTCTCATAAGACTTTCAGCATATTTACCTTTTCCACCTGTAACAGTGTATCCTTTTTCTTCAAGAGCGGCAATAATTGATTTTATAACAATTCCTTCTCTATATACTGAAATTAATGTATTTGTTCTATTTTCTTCATTTTTTACTAATAGTTCAAATCCTAATTTTTGTGCTTTTTCTTCAACATATTTTCTTAAATCGTGTTTTTGTTTAATTGTGCTTTCAACTCCATTTTTAACTAAGTCTTTTAGCGATTGATTTAATGCTAAAATTAAAGCGATTGCTGGAGTATACGGTGTTTCTGAGTTAGCGTCAAAATATTTTTCATATTGTTTTAAATCAAAATAGTATTTTGGCAAATCAGACGTTTCCATAGCTTTTTTTGCCTTGTCACTTACAGCAACAAAAGCAAGTCCTGGTGGTATTAAAAATGCTTTTTGGCTTCCTGCGATTGCTACATCAATATGCCAAGCATCAAAATCAAAATCATTTACTACAAGTCCACTAATTGTATCAACAACTAATAAAATATCAGTATTGTTTGTTAAATCTCCAAGTGCTTTTATATTATTTAAAATTCCAACTGAAGTTTCACTATGAGTTGCTAGAATTCCTTTTAAATCAGAGTTTTCAGCAATAACTTTCTTTACATCGTCTAGATTATAGCTGTCCCCAAATTCATATTGTAAATTGATTACATTTAAACCATAAATTTCAGCAATTTTTCTAAATCTGTCTCCAAAATATCCAGTATTTATTGCTAAAACTTTATCTCCTTTTGAAAAGAAATTTACAATGGCAGTTTCCATTGAGCCTGTTCCAGATGAAGTAAGTATAGCTACATCATTTGTTGTTTTAAAGACTTTTTTCAAGTTTTCGTTGTTTTCTTTCATAATTCTTCTAAATTCAGGTGTTCTGTGATGAATAATATCATTTCCCAAAATTTCTAAATATTCTTCGGGTATGTTAGTTGGCCCGGGTGTTAATAATAATTTTGAACTCATAATCATAATCCTCCTAAAAATTTATTAAAATAGATATTTTTATTTTATAATTCTTTTGTCAATTTATCATACTGTAATAATTTTGTTAAAATATCTTCAACATTGTCAAGTTTTAACATATTTGGCCCATCAGATAATCCTTTGTCAGGTTCAGGATGTACTTCTGCAAAAACTCCGTCAACTCCAACAGATACAGCTGCTCTAGTAAGTGGATAAACATAAGCACGGTTTCCTCCTGAAGTTTCTCCTTGTCCTCCTGGAATTTGTACTGAATGTGTTGCATCAAACACAACAGGATAGCCAAATTTTCTCATTTCCAGAAGTCCACGCATATCTACGACTAAATTATTGTATCCAAATGAAGCCCCACGTTCGCAAAGCATTATATTTTCATTTCCAACTTCCTCAAATTTTCTTACAACATTTTTCATATCCCAAGGTGCTAAAAATTGCCCTTTTTTTATATTCACAGCTTTTCCAGTTTCTGCAGCGGCAATAAGCAAGTCAGTCTGTCGTGATAAAAATGCAGGTATTTGAAGTAGATCAATTATTTTGGCCGCTTCTTTACATTGC contains:
- a CDS encoding pyridoxal-phosphate-dependent aminotransferase family protein, with the translated sequence MSSKLLLTPGPTNIPEEYLEILGNDIIHHRTPEFRRIMKENNENLKKVFKTTNDVAILTSSGTGSMETAIVNFFSKGDKVLAINTGYFGDRFRKIAEIYGLNVINLQYEFGDSYNLDDVKKVIAENSDLKGILATHSETSVGILNNIKALGDLTNNTDILLVVDTISGLVVNDFDFDAWHIDVAIAGSQKAFLIPPGLAFVAVSDKAKKAMETSDLPKYYFDLKQYEKYFDANSETPYTPAIALILALNQSLKDLVKNGVESTIKQKHDLRKYVEEKAQKLGFELLVKNEENRTNTLISVYREGIVIKSIIAALEEKGYTVTGGKGKYAESLMRIGILGQISKEQIDDFFVIFEEELKKQL
- the kdsA gene encoding 3-deoxy-8-phosphooctulonate synthase is translated as MLIDKVKKVKITDNLTIGNDKIFLIAGPCVIESEDLVMEVAGKMKDITNKLGIQYVFKASFDKANRSSISSFRGPGLTKGLEILARVKEKYGVALATDIHEPWQCKEAAKIIDLLQIPAFLSRQTDLLIAAAETGKAVNIKKGQFLAPWDMKNVVRKFEEVGNENIMLCERGASFGYNNLVVDMRGLLEMRKFGYPVVFDATHSVQIPGGQGETSGGNRAYVYPLTRAAVSVGVDGVFAEVHPEPDKGLSDGPNMLKLDNVEDILTKLLQYDKLTKEL